The following proteins are encoded in a genomic region of Necator americanus strain Aroian chromosome II, whole genome shotgun sequence:
- a CDS encoding hypothetical protein (NECATOR_CHRII.G7857.T2): protein MAQLSSVSRIERHNILKGLYEWAEVDNRSDLDTRIFRGDYFGMMIIRTTKIDDMEHNSKTYRIDIIEEKNVKWNFFHGKDDIDPFSNGDWMLVCSYRSTCEDHVAEFHFVQETTTSSI from the exons ATGGCTCAACTAAGCTCGGTGTCAAGGATCGAAAGGCATAACATCCTGAAGGGACTGTACGAGTGGGCAGAGGTGGACAACCGATCCGACCTTGACACTCGGATTTTTCGAGGTGATTATTTTGGAATGATGATCATTCGAACAACAAAAATCGATGACATG GAACACAATTCGAAAACCTACCGGATAGATATCATTGAAGAGAAGAACGTGAAGTGGAACTTCTTCCACGGGAAAGACGATATTGATCCATTTAGCAACGGAGATtgg ATGTTGGTATGCTCCTATCGTTCGACGTGTGAAGATCATGTGGCCGAGTTTCACTTCGTTCAAGAAACAACAACCTCATCAATatga